A genomic stretch from Edaphobacter aggregans includes:
- a CDS encoding ATP-binding cassette domain-containing protein — translation MEGRWTLSDNLLAVKMAHRVGGLRLDVSFALTRPWTVLFGPSGSGKTTVLRAIAGFVRPDAGRIVYGPMERVLVSTEERAFVPAHLRPVRSAAQAARLFPHRTVRENVGYGVGLGGGQVLEDVLALMRLTTLADRRTEELSGGERQRVSVARAVAAAVGYDGVDKAMLLLDEPFAWLDGVLRDELAVALRDWLGKWKVPVLSVSHDVGECYLLGAEVVRMAEGQVMEQGAVEVVLMEERRRLMERLRE, via the coding sequence ATGGAAGGCAGGTGGACGTTGTCCGATAACCTGCTGGCGGTGAAGATGGCGCATCGGGTGGGTGGGTTGCGGCTCGATGTGAGCTTTGCGCTGACGCGGCCGTGGACGGTGCTGTTTGGGCCTTCGGGGAGTGGGAAGACGACTGTGCTTCGGGCGATTGCGGGGTTTGTGCGGCCGGATGCGGGACGGATCGTCTATGGGCCTATGGAACGGGTGCTGGTGAGTACGGAGGAAAGGGCGTTTGTGCCTGCGCATCTGAGACCGGTGCGAAGTGCGGCTCAGGCGGCCAGGTTGTTTCCGCATCGGACTGTGAGGGAGAACGTTGGGTATGGGGTTGGGTTGGGGGGTGGGCAGGTGTTGGAGGATGTTCTGGCGTTGATGCGGCTGACTACTTTGGCTGATCGCAGGACGGAAGAGTTGAGCGGGGGGGAGCGGCAGCGGGTTTCGGTGGCTCGTGCGGTGGCTGCGGCGGTGGGGTATGACGGTGTGGATAAGGCGATGCTTCTGCTGGATGAGCCTTTCGCTTGGCTGGATGGCGTGCTTCGGGATGAGTTGGCGGTAGCGCTTCGGGACTGGCTAGGAAAGTGGAAGGTGCCGGTGCTTTCGGTATCGCATGATGTGGGGGAGTGCTATCTGCTTGGGGCGGAGGTTGTGCGAATGGCGGAAGGTCAGGTGATGGAGCAGGGGGCGGTGGAGGTAGTGCTCATGGAGGAGCGGCGGCGGTTGATGGAGCGGCTTCGGGAGTGA
- a CDS encoding BrxA/BrxB family bacilliredoxin, with the protein MYPEIMVIPMREELTRAGLKEARTAADVEAALAQPGTTMVVVNSICGCAAGKMRPGVRLAMQHTAKPDHSVTVFAGQDRDATEKARSYFGGHPPTSPAIAILRDGQLVYLMQRSAIETSTAPAIAQELTRAFDTYCATTTA; encoded by the coding sequence ATGTATCCAGAGATTATGGTGATTCCGATGCGCGAGGAGTTGACTCGGGCAGGGCTGAAGGAAGCACGGACGGCGGCTGATGTGGAGGCTGCGCTGGCTCAGCCGGGGACGACGATGGTTGTGGTCAACTCGATCTGCGGGTGCGCAGCCGGGAAGATGCGCCCTGGGGTTCGTCTGGCGATGCAGCACACGGCAAAGCCTGACCATTCGGTGACGGTGTTTGCGGGGCAGGATCGCGATGCGACTGAGAAGGCGCGTAGCTACTTCGGCGGACATCCGCCGACGTCGCCGGCGATTGCGATTCTTCGCGATGGGCAACTGGTGTACCTGATGCAGCGGTCGGCGATTGAGACCTCGACGGCTCCGGCGATTGCTCAGGAGCTGACGCGGGCGTTCGATACATACTGCGCGACGACCACGGCGTAA
- a CDS encoding VWA domain-containing protein, with amino-acid sequence MLTRSLLTVLVLLLSSSFFTASAQSQPQNQPSANPPYTIQVSSRVVLTDVTVTDRKGNPVHGLPESAFRVFDNNKPQGIATFEEHTGTPAAKMEPAAMRAGEYSNDYLLHLPPVLNVVIIDIANLRITDQMYLNYELTRFFEEQPEGQPLAIYLRAGNGCFLVQDFTSDRALLLAALHKAIPRIPPTGREYLSDIDTLHQIAAYLSQLPGRKNVLWFSGGSTLYLRDDAELYDDPAMWRALYDELEQERIAVYPIDARGLTTYSSLSMFAQQSLMNETARATGGQAFYNSNGLTEITDRVLNSDGSFYTLTYSPHDLHFDNKWHKVRVALNEEGYQLSYRRGYFADGSPGGAEQPQKTGTRTRLLPDGEKVQVPATRSLPIIFHARALPASDPAAGSATKLTVSIPALPPKKGNVPFSIRYSLPVDAFTRQTVDGQSAVIFGVAAVVLNRDGRAVDAHAERVTMTLNEDVARLHPDIPLAFDQQLNLKKDDQYLYLAVWDTTSGRLGTLQIPLQVPKIAK; translated from the coding sequence ATGCTCACGCGATCACTGTTGACGGTTCTCGTCCTCTTGCTTTCTAGTTCATTTTTCACAGCTTCAGCTCAATCTCAGCCTCAAAACCAGCCGTCGGCAAATCCGCCCTACACCATTCAGGTAAGCTCGCGGGTGGTCCTCACCGACGTTACCGTTACCGACCGCAAGGGGAATCCCGTACACGGCCTTCCAGAGTCGGCATTCCGCGTCTTCGACAATAACAAGCCGCAAGGGATCGCCACATTCGAGGAGCATACTGGCACACCCGCCGCAAAGATGGAGCCAGCGGCGATGCGGGCGGGAGAGTACAGCAACGATTATCTCCTGCATCTGCCGCCGGTACTGAACGTTGTCATCATCGACATCGCCAATCTTCGGATTACCGACCAGATGTACCTTAACTACGAGTTAACGAGGTTCTTTGAGGAACAGCCGGAAGGTCAGCCTCTCGCTATCTACCTGCGCGCCGGAAACGGGTGTTTTCTGGTGCAGGACTTCACGTCTGATCGCGCGTTGCTGCTGGCCGCTCTGCACAAGGCCATTCCACGCATTCCGCCAACCGGCCGCGAATACCTGAGCGACATCGACACACTGCACCAGATCGCCGCGTATCTCAGCCAGTTGCCGGGCCGAAAAAATGTCCTGTGGTTCTCAGGCGGTTCGACCCTCTATCTCCGCGATGACGCCGAACTCTATGACGATCCCGCGATGTGGCGCGCTCTTTATGACGAGCTGGAGCAGGAACGCATCGCTGTTTATCCCATCGACGCGCGTGGTCTCACAACCTATTCCAGCCTCTCCATGTTCGCTCAACAGTCGCTTATGAATGAGACGGCGAGAGCTACTGGAGGGCAAGCCTTTTACAACAGCAATGGACTGACAGAGATCACCGACCGAGTCCTCAACTCCGACGGCAGCTTTTACACGCTTACCTACTCGCCGCATGACCTGCACTTCGACAACAAGTGGCACAAGGTTCGCGTGGCGCTGAACGAAGAGGGTTACCAGCTGAGTTATCGCCGCGGATATTTTGCCGATGGGAGTCCGGGAGGCGCCGAGCAGCCGCAGAAGACGGGGACGAGGACGCGCCTGTTGCCGGACGGCGAAAAGGTCCAAGTGCCCGCGACGCGCAGTCTTCCTATCATCTTCCATGCCAGGGCGCTGCCGGCTTCGGACCCGGCAGCCGGTTCCGCAACGAAGCTCACGGTATCTATTCCTGCACTGCCGCCGAAAAAGGGAAATGTTCCGTTCTCTATTCGTTATTCGCTGCCGGTTGATGCGTTCACGCGCCAGACCGTTGATGGGCAGTCGGCGGTTATCTTTGGAGTCGCCGCCGTTGTCCTGAATCGTGACGGCCGTGCCGTCGACGCCCATGCTGAGCGCGTGACGATGACGCTGAACGAAGATGTGGCGCGGCTACATCCCGACATCCCGCTGGCCTTTGATCAGCAGCTCAATCTGAAGAAAGATGATCAATACCTTTATCTCGCGGTGTGGGATACGACCAGCGGCCGTCTCGGAACGCTACAGATTCCGCTGCAGGTACCCAAGATCGCAAAGTGA
- the modA gene encoding molybdate ABC transporter substrate-binding protein, whose translation MSRLGYRMRGIREQGSGIRWVAYVCLGLMLSGVLGSCAWGQKELRVAAAADLQPVMPIWAAAYEHATGVKLVVSYGSSSMLAEQILNGAPMDLFLGADFVFPEKVVAAGLADGTSPTAYAKGALVVWARKDSPLQPLSVEKLVDPRVKTIAIANELHAPYGRAAAAALQKMKMYDAAKPHFVVAENIAQAAQFVESGNAQIGLISLTAASSPHFKDVGSYVLVPTSQYPPIVQYAVVMAKSERKADAHAFLDWLLTPAVQGNLTKVGLAPVK comes from the coding sequence TTGTCACGTCTAGGGTACCGTATGCGAGGGATCAGGGAACAGGGATCAGGGATCAGGTGGGTTGCTTATGTGTGCCTTGGGCTGATGCTCAGCGGAGTTTTGGGTTCATGCGCATGGGGGCAGAAGGAGCTGAGGGTGGCGGCGGCGGCGGATCTGCAGCCTGTGATGCCGATTTGGGCTGCGGCTTATGAGCATGCGACCGGTGTGAAGCTAGTGGTGAGCTATGGGTCGTCGTCGATGCTGGCGGAGCAGATTTTGAATGGAGCTCCGATGGATCTTTTTCTGGGGGCGGATTTTGTGTTTCCGGAGAAGGTGGTGGCGGCGGGGTTGGCGGATGGGACGAGTCCGACAGCTTATGCGAAGGGCGCGCTGGTGGTTTGGGCCAGGAAGGATTCGCCGCTGCAGCCGCTGAGTGTCGAGAAGCTGGTTGATCCGCGGGTGAAGACGATTGCTATTGCGAATGAGCTGCATGCTCCGTATGGACGGGCGGCGGCGGCGGCGCTGCAGAAGATGAAGATGTACGACGCAGCCAAGCCCCACTTTGTGGTGGCGGAGAATATTGCGCAGGCGGCTCAGTTTGTGGAGTCGGGGAATGCGCAGATCGGGTTGATCTCGCTGACGGCTGCGAGTTCGCCGCACTTCAAGGATGTGGGGAGTTATGTGCTGGTGCCTACGAGCCAGTATCCGCCGATTGTGCAGTATGCGGTGGTGATGGCGAAGTCGGAGCGGAAGGCGGATGCGCATGCGTTTCTGGATTGGCTGCTGACTCCGGCGGTGCAAGGGAATTTGACGAAGGTGGGGCTGGCTCCGGTGAAATAG
- the modB gene encoding molybdate ABC transporter permease subunit produces MDVQALWLTLRLAGSTTAILLVIAVPLAWWIASGRGVGRALVQALVALPLVLPPTVLGFYLLVAMGPLTAPGRLLMRVFGHPLAFSFTGLLVGSVLYSLPFAVQPLVAGFGAVEQGYVEAAAGLGAGPWRVFRTVVLPMARASLLTSAVLAFTHTVGEFGVVLMLGGNIPGATRTLSISLYDLVQDGNYAAANRTALLLVGISLAALLVIYLVPGFRKMDGRQVDVVR; encoded by the coding sequence ATGGATGTGCAGGCGCTTTGGTTGACGCTGCGGTTGGCGGGGAGCACTACGGCGATTTTGCTGGTGATCGCGGTGCCGCTGGCCTGGTGGATTGCTTCGGGGCGTGGGGTGGGGCGGGCGTTGGTGCAGGCTTTGGTGGCTCTGCCGCTGGTGTTGCCGCCTACCGTGCTGGGGTTTTATTTGCTGGTGGCGATGGGGCCGCTGACGGCTCCGGGGCGACTGTTGATGCGGGTGTTTGGGCATCCGCTGGCGTTTAGTTTTACGGGGTTGCTGGTGGGGTCGGTGCTGTACAGTCTGCCGTTTGCGGTGCAACCTCTGGTGGCTGGGTTTGGAGCGGTCGAGCAGGGGTATGTCGAGGCTGCGGCGGGTTTGGGGGCTGGGCCTTGGAGGGTTTTCCGGACGGTTGTGCTGCCGATGGCGCGGGCTTCCCTGCTGACGAGTGCGGTGCTGGCGTTTACTCATACGGTCGGGGAGTTTGGCGTAGTGCTGATGCTGGGTGGGAATATTCCGGGGGCTACGCGGACGCTGTCGATCTCGCTATATGACCTGGTGCAGGATGGGAATTATGCGGCGGCAAATCGGACGGCGCTCCTGCTGGTGGGGATCTCGCTGGCGGCGCTGCTGGTGATCTATCTTGTGCCGGGGTTCAGGAAGATGGATGGAAGGCAGGTGGACGTTGTCCGATAA
- a CDS encoding UDP-N-acetylmuramate dehydrogenase gives MPSSTLNIQQNVLLAPYTTFRIGGPARFFANITSEAALLEAITYARTNSLPIFVLGGGSNLLVSDSGFDGLVLHIAIAHPFQAQPDGSHIDYTITAGCDWNAFVLYIAKQGITGIECLAGIPGSVGGTPVQNVGAYGQEVADTITSVRALDLETTTFVDLTPDECGFSYRRSIFNTTHRNRYIVTTVSFRFDPTAKPNLTYADLTRYFAGQTPTPIDIYHAVRTIRHGKGMLLVDGEADCRSAGSFFKNPIVPTGILTAIATTLNIPAETIPNWPAADGQTKISAAWLLEKAGFPKGFQQGNAGISSRHTLALINRGNATAADIEALRDTIRAEVTKRFGIQLEQEPVQLGN, from the coding sequence GTGCCGTCCTCTACCCTCAACATCCAGCAGAACGTCCTGCTCGCCCCGTACACTACCTTCCGCATCGGTGGCCCCGCCCGCTTCTTCGCCAACATCACCAGCGAAGCCGCCCTCCTCGAAGCCATCACCTACGCGCGCACCAACTCGCTCCCCATCTTCGTCCTAGGCGGAGGCAGCAACCTCCTCGTCAGCGACTCTGGCTTCGACGGCCTCGTCCTCCACATCGCCATCGCGCACCCCTTCCAGGCTCAACCCGATGGCAGTCACATCGACTACACCATCACCGCCGGCTGCGACTGGAACGCCTTCGTCCTCTATATCGCCAAGCAGGGAATCACCGGCATCGAGTGCCTCGCCGGCATCCCCGGCTCCGTCGGCGGCACCCCGGTTCAAAACGTAGGAGCCTACGGTCAAGAGGTAGCCGACACCATCACTTCCGTCCGCGCCCTCGACCTCGAAACCACCACTTTCGTCGATCTCACCCCCGACGAGTGCGGCTTCTCCTACCGCCGAAGCATCTTCAACACCACCCACCGCAACCGCTATATCGTCACCACAGTCAGCTTCCGCTTCGACCCCACCGCCAAACCGAACCTCACCTACGCCGATCTCACTCGCTACTTCGCCGGCCAAACTCCCACCCCCATCGACATCTACCACGCCGTCCGTACTATCCGTCACGGCAAAGGCATGCTCCTCGTCGATGGCGAAGCCGACTGCCGCAGCGCAGGCTCCTTCTTCAAAAACCCCATCGTCCCCACCGGAATCCTCACCGCCATCGCCACGACCCTGAACATCCCCGCCGAAACCATCCCCAACTGGCCCGCCGCCGACGGCCAAACCAAAATCTCGGCCGCATGGCTCCTCGAAAAAGCCGGCTTCCCCAAAGGTTTCCAACAAGGCAACGCCGGAATCTCCTCACGCCACACTCTGGCCCTGATCAACCGAGGCAACGCCACCGCCGCCGACATCGAAGCCCTACGCGACACCATCCGCGCCGAAGTAACAAAGCGCTTCGGTATCCAGCTAGAACAAGAACCCGTCCAGCTAGGCAACTAG
- a CDS encoding DUF885 family protein, which translates to MKTVSLALVCGLTISGCINGVNAVAQVQAPVRGVPAVGPTSVADRSKALSKLFAEIWEDRLKHAPEYASYLGDKRYNDQLTDYSVQAVNASLERGRGFIERLSEIDTTGLTEQEQLSAKLMLRDLIDEQEGAKFKEWQMPVNQFGGFHTEMPRMVENLSFETVKDYDDYIARLKKIPTAFSQIMTNMQLGMDEGRMPPKYLLEKVLVQTQTLADQKPEESPFARPLKKFPATISAADQKRISGELMEAISTQVLPAYQRFAKFLKVAYIPAGRKDAGVWALPDGDAYYAYRIRQSTTLNKSAEEIHQIGLDEVKRNEAEMLAIVHKLGYPDLKSFRAALQANPKEHPASKEALLDAYKGYIAQMEPKLPGLFGTLPKAKVEVVAMPSYIEKDQAAAFYDQGSPDGKRPGRVDVNTYNFADRSMAPVEAVAYHEGVPGHHLQISIAQELTGLPEFRKQEYYTAYTEGWGLYSERLGKEIGFYQDPYSDYGRLENDTWRAIRLVVDTGVHAKHWTREQMVDFFREHSAIDETNIQAEVDRYIAWPGQALGYKMGQLKILELRQRAQTALGAKFDLKAFHDVVLDAGALPMDVLEQRVDAWIAAQKKVVG; encoded by the coding sequence ATGAAGACGGTTTCGCTAGCGCTGGTTTGTGGATTGACGATTTCAGGTTGTATCAACGGGGTGAATGCGGTGGCCCAGGTTCAGGCTCCCGTGCGTGGAGTGCCCGCTGTCGGGCCGACCTCGGTTGCGGATCGGAGCAAGGCGCTGTCGAAGCTGTTCGCGGAGATTTGGGAAGACAGGCTGAAGCACGCGCCGGAGTATGCCTCTTATCTGGGTGATAAGCGGTATAACGATCAGCTTACGGACTACTCGGTGCAGGCGGTGAATGCTTCGCTGGAACGGGGGCGCGGGTTTATTGAGCGGTTGAGTGAGATCGACACGACCGGGTTGACGGAGCAGGAGCAACTGTCGGCAAAGCTGATGCTGCGAGACCTGATTGATGAGCAGGAGGGCGCGAAGTTCAAAGAGTGGCAGATGCCGGTGAATCAGTTCGGCGGCTTCCATACGGAGATGCCCCGGATGGTCGAGAATCTTTCGTTCGAGACCGTGAAGGATTATGACGACTATATTGCGCGGCTGAAGAAGATTCCGACGGCCTTCTCGCAGATTATGACGAATATGCAGCTCGGTATGGATGAGGGCCGCATGCCGCCGAAGTATTTGCTGGAGAAGGTTCTGGTGCAGACGCAGACGCTGGCGGATCAGAAGCCGGAGGAGAGTCCGTTTGCGAGGCCGTTGAAGAAATTTCCGGCAACGATAAGTGCGGCGGATCAGAAGCGGATCTCGGGCGAGTTGATGGAGGCGATTTCGACGCAGGTGCTGCCTGCTTATCAGCGGTTCGCGAAGTTTCTGAAGGTGGCGTATATCCCGGCGGGGAGAAAAGATGCGGGAGTGTGGGCGCTACCGGATGGAGATGCATATTATGCGTATCGGATTCGGCAGAGCACTACGCTGAATAAATCGGCTGAGGAGATTCACCAGATCGGGTTGGATGAGGTGAAGCGCAATGAGGCCGAGATGCTGGCGATCGTGCATAAGCTCGGGTATCCCGACCTGAAGAGTTTTCGAGCGGCGTTGCAGGCGAATCCTAAGGAACATCCGGCTTCGAAGGAGGCTTTGCTCGATGCGTACAAGGGATACATTGCGCAGATGGAGCCTAAGCTGCCCGGTCTATTCGGGACTCTACCGAAGGCGAAGGTTGAGGTTGTGGCGATGCCTTCGTACATTGAGAAGGACCAAGCGGCGGCGTTTTATGACCAGGGGAGTCCGGATGGCAAGCGGCCGGGTCGTGTGGATGTGAACACGTACAACTTCGCAGATCGGTCGATGGCTCCGGTGGAGGCGGTGGCGTATCACGAGGGAGTTCCGGGGCATCATCTGCAGATCTCGATTGCGCAGGAGCTGACCGGACTGCCGGAGTTTCGTAAGCAGGAGTACTACACGGCGTACACCGAGGGGTGGGGACTGTACAGCGAGCGGCTCGGTAAGGAGATAGGGTTCTATCAGGACCCCTACAGCGACTACGGACGGCTGGAGAACGATACATGGCGGGCGATCCGGCTGGTGGTCGACACGGGTGTTCATGCGAAGCACTGGACGCGAGAGCAGATGGTGGACTTCTTCCGCGAGCACTCGGCGATTGATGAGACGAATATTCAGGCTGAGGTCGACCGCTACATTGCGTGGCCGGGACAGGCTCTGGGCTACAAGATGGGTCAACTGAAGATTCTGGAACTGCGGCAGAGGGCTCAGACGGCGCTGGGTGCGAAGTTCGATCTGAAGGCCTTCCACGATGTGGTGCTGGATGCGGGGGCTTTGCCGATGGATGTCCTGGAGCAGCGCGTGGATGCGTGGATTGCCGCGCAGAAGAAGGTGGTTGGATAG
- a CDS encoding energy transducer TonB, whose translation MARIRFSIASIALIACLFEPGPAVSQATSSPVAETPKAAVDEVISMFTPNDAVNVEATGKPMPTTGTWGAQTKFPDGQPKVCALAHVECVIVIYRVPEDNLVCEWAVGFVNVVEPQPDGTIKHATHVEVLDENDAAARYTLKKGWAKGEAPKPVEFQRPDYPSIARSAQVGGVVTVRIVVGPDGLVKSAIATSGPSMLQAPVLAAVRQWKFDPLEIGQQPTSFRLDEQFAYNVQKPSISAGMDPSGHVVLQEADPRLDPGFRSNGVSSGAWATCTAATGCQAAAPNVPK comes from the coding sequence ATGGCACGTATTCGATTTTCCATTGCATCCATTGCTCTTATTGCTTGCCTTTTTGAGCCCGGCCCCGCAGTATCGCAGGCCACGTCTTCACCCGTTGCCGAAACTCCCAAAGCCGCTGTGGACGAGGTGATTTCGATGTTCACCCCCAACGATGCGGTAAACGTAGAAGCCACCGGGAAACCGATGCCCACAACCGGCACATGGGGTGCGCAAACAAAGTTTCCAGACGGACAACCGAAGGTCTGTGCCCTTGCTCACGTAGAGTGTGTGATCGTCATCTATCGCGTGCCGGAAGACAATCTCGTCTGCGAATGGGCCGTCGGATTTGTGAACGTGGTCGAGCCGCAGCCGGATGGCACCATCAAACACGCGACGCACGTCGAGGTGCTCGATGAAAACGATGCCGCCGCGCGTTACACGTTGAAAAAGGGGTGGGCCAAGGGAGAAGCTCCGAAGCCCGTTGAATTCCAGCGTCCTGACTACCCTTCCATAGCACGCTCCGCGCAGGTGGGTGGCGTGGTCACTGTGAGGATCGTCGTCGGCCCGGACGGCCTGGTGAAGAGCGCCATCGCCACCAGCGGACCATCCATGTTGCAGGCCCCTGTGCTCGCAGCGGTGCGCCAGTGGAAGTTCGACCCCCTGGAGATCGGTCAACAGCCTACAAGCTTCCGCCTCGACGAACAGTTCGCCTACAACGTCCAGAAGCCGAGCATCTCGGCTGGCATGGATCCCAGCGGCCACGTCGTACTTCAGGAGGCAGACCCTCGCCTTGACCCGGGATTTCGCTCCAATGGCGTCTCCAGCGGCGCATGGGCTACGTGTACTGCTGCGACAGGATGCCAGGCCGCTGCTCCCAACGTACCGAAGTAG
- a CDS encoding sigma 54-interacting transcriptional regulator yields MSTSSYSLSGVAPARFEEPHGLAAELPCFEMVGDSVAMRRLRMQVDRIGPHFRTVLVRGEMGTGKELVARTLHGCSMDREGPFVVCHSAALDDSDEDRIRELMRTARRGTLFFDGIEEMPLSAQSRLVRAIEPKLGTRMIASANQDLQVLTASGRFRQDLYYRIAMVEIVLEPLRERAEDIPGLAMSFLKRFSSLYGKDVERISNGAMERLLAHGWPGNVREIENVLRNGVLQCDGQMLENDHLTSLREMCGVSPEMNRPDVPTRLQDVVERHVFQVLKSCAGNKLRAAEMLGISRSTLYRMLEGCSEHS; encoded by the coding sequence ATGTCGACTTCCAGCTATTCCCTTTCCGGCGTTGCGCCTGCCCGTTTTGAGGAACCACATGGGCTCGCTGCGGAGCTTCCGTGCTTCGAGATGGTTGGGGACAGTGTGGCGATGCGGCGGCTGCGCATGCAGGTGGACCGGATCGGACCACACTTTCGGACAGTGCTCGTGCGAGGTGAGATGGGGACTGGCAAGGAGCTGGTCGCCCGGACTCTGCATGGCTGCAGCATGGATCGGGAGGGGCCGTTTGTGGTGTGTCATTCTGCGGCTCTGGACGATAGTGACGAGGATCGGATTCGCGAATTGATGCGGACAGCGCGTCGCGGCACGCTGTTCTTTGATGGGATTGAGGAGATGCCTTTATCTGCACAGAGCCGGTTGGTGCGGGCCATCGAGCCGAAGCTGGGCACGCGGATGATTGCTTCGGCGAATCAGGATCTTCAGGTGCTGACGGCATCAGGGCGCTTCCGGCAGGATTTGTACTATCGGATCGCCATGGTGGAGATTGTGCTGGAACCTCTGCGGGAACGGGCGGAGGATATTCCGGGGCTGGCGATGAGTTTCTTGAAGCGGTTCTCGAGTCTGTATGGAAAAGATGTGGAGAGGATCTCCAACGGCGCGATGGAGCGGCTGCTGGCGCATGGATGGCCCGGGAATGTTCGTGAGATAGAGAACGTGTTGCGCAACGGCGTGCTGCAGTGTGACGGCCAGATGCTTGAGAACGACCATCTGACTTCGCTTCGGGAGATGTGTGGTGTGAGTCCGGAGATGAACCGCCCGGATGTGCCGACGCGGTTGCAGGATGTGGTGGAACGGCATGTGTTTCAGGTGCTGAAGAGCTGTGCGGGCAATAAGTTGCGAGCGGCGGAGATGCTGGGGATCAGCCGGTCGACGCTCTACCGGATGCTGGAGGGGTGTTCGGAGCATAGTTGA
- the proC gene encoding pyrroline-5-carboxylate reductase, whose translation MSEETYEVLAPAPSMPGLKVAILGTGKMGGILLQAFLKNNLLAPEQIFATVHHAERAQALSAQFGLDVTTDNLAAARQADVILLGVKPIQVPALIEEIKPALSAEKVVLSFAASVKTQSIEDGAGCELAVIRAMPNTPAMLAAGITALCAGRFVSAEQMAVAQRIFQTVGRTVVVDEKHMDAVTGLSGSGPAFLYIIIEALAEAGVNVGLPRDVATLLAAQTTLGSARMVLETGYHPALLKDAVTTPAGCTVDGILELEEGGLRVTLIKAVKRATQRAKELASG comes from the coding sequence ATGAGCGAAGAAACGTATGAGGTTCTGGCTCCGGCTCCTTCGATGCCGGGGTTGAAGGTAGCGATTCTCGGCACGGGCAAGATGGGCGGCATTCTGCTGCAGGCCTTCCTGAAGAACAACCTGCTGGCTCCGGAGCAAATTTTTGCCACGGTGCATCATGCGGAACGGGCGCAGGCGCTTTCGGCGCAGTTTGGGCTCGATGTGACGACGGATAACCTGGCCGCGGCGAGGCAGGCGGACGTGATTCTGCTGGGCGTGAAGCCAATTCAGGTTCCTGCGCTGATTGAGGAGATCAAGCCGGCGCTGTCGGCGGAGAAGGTCGTGCTGTCGTTTGCCGCTTCGGTGAAGACTCAGAGCATTGAGGATGGCGCGGGGTGTGAGCTGGCGGTGATTCGGGCCATGCCGAATACGCCTGCGATGCTGGCTGCGGGTATTACCGCGCTTTGTGCGGGGCGGTTTGTTTCGGCCGAGCAGATGGCCGTGGCTCAGCGGATCTTTCAGACGGTTGGGCGTACGGTTGTTGTCGATGAGAAGCACATGGATGCGGTGACGGGGCTTTCGGGCTCGGGGCCGGCATTCTTGTACATCATCATCGAGGCGCTGGCTGAGGCGGGTGTGAATGTTGGCCTGCCGCGCGATGTGGCGACGCTGCTGGCCGCGCAGACGACGCTGGGTTCGGCACGGATGGTCCTTGAGACCGGGTATCACCCGGCGCTGCTGAAGGATGCGGTGACGACTCCGGCGGGGTGCACTGTCGATGGGATTCTGGAATTGGAAGAGGGTGGGCTGCGCGTGACGCTGATCAAGGCGGTGAAGCGGGCTACTCAGCGTGCTAAGGAGTTGGCTAGCGGGTAG